CATGCCCACATTCGTTTTACCGAAGCAATGGCAAAATTAGGTAAGGCAGATGAAACCTGGCGTGCGCTACAAACCATTAATCCCATCAATTTAAAAGAGCGGGTAAAAAATGCTAAATTACGCCAAGCGAATGTTTATTTTAGTAGTTCTGATGGCGATTTCAAAACAAGATATGAAGCGCAGGAAAACTTTGGTAAACTAAGAGATGGAAGCGTTGACGTGAAAGGAGGCTGGCGCATTTATTCTAGTGGACCGGGAATTTACTTAAATCAATTGTTAACCAATGTCTTAGGCCTACGAGAAGACAGTGAAACAATCGTCTTAGACCCCGTTTTACCGCCAGAACTTGAAGGTCTGAAAGTAAATTATGTCCTGGATAATGCACCAGTTACCATTACCTTTTACGCAGTAGCAGAGAATGAGCGTAAAGTAGTAATCAATGATAAAGTGGTAGAAACAAAATTAGAAGCTAACCCATATCGTACCGGTGGCTTTGTCATAAACAAAAAAGATTTCAAAGAATACATGAAACAAGGCAATCAAATTGCTATTTATTGTTAATTGATAAAAAATTTTTGACAATGCGTTAGAAAAAGCTAGCGCATTGTCAAAATAAAATAGAAAAAAATTTTACATAGCATTTAGCTGAATGGTAGAAAAAGAAGAATAGGAGCGTAAGGCACATGGTTGGTATTAAAGATATAGCAAAAGCCGCAGGGGTATCAATTTCAACGGTTTCATATGCTTTAAACGGCAGCAACAAAGTAACAGAACAAACCCGCCAGCGGATTATGGCAATTGCCAGTGAGCTAAACTATGTTCCCAACATGGCCGCCCGCACTTTAAAAAGACAACAAACAAACATTATCGGTGTTTATTTAGCCGATTATGCTGGGAGTTTTTACGGTGAATTATTAGACGGGATTAAACGGGGACTAGCGGCTTATGATTATGAAATGATTGTTTGTAGTGGGCAAAAATCACACTTGTTCATTCCAGAACGAATGGTAGATGGGGCAATTATTTTGGATTGGACTTTTAAAACCGAAGAAATTGAGATGCTCGCAAATCGCGGACATCAAATGGTTGTTTTAGACCGTGAAATTGCCAACGAAAATATATCTCGAGTTTTATTAGATAACAAAGGTGGTGCGACCTTGGCAGTAGAGCGTTTGGTTGCAGCAAAGACCAAACATGTTTATCTAATAACCGGTTCAATGGGTTATGACAACGAACAACGACTTTTGGCAAGTACAAAAGAACTGACACGTTTTGGGATTGGTTATGATTTATTGGAAGGAAATTTTACAGAACCTTCTGGCTATGCCGCAGCGGAAAAAATAGCCGAAAAAATCGATCAAGGACAAGCGCAACTGCCAATTGATATTTTCTCCTTTAATGATGAAATGGCAGTGGGGATTTACAAATTTTTTGCCAAACGACCAGAAAAGATCGGACAAGATATTCGCATTGTCGGTTTTGATAATATTGAAATCAGTTCATTTTTAACCCCACGACTGGCTACTATTGCCTATTCC
The genomic region above belongs to Enterococcus saigonensis and contains:
- a CDS encoding LacI family DNA-binding transcriptional regulator, with protein sequence MVGIKDIAKAAGVSISTVSYALNGSNKVTEQTRQRIMAIASELNYVPNMAARTLKRQQTNIIGVYLADYAGSFYGELLDGIKRGLAAYDYEMIVCSGQKSHLFIPERMVDGAIILDWTFKTEEIEMLANRGHQMVVLDREIANENISRVLLDNKGGATLAVERLVAAKTKHVYLITGSMGYDNEQRLLASTKELTRFGIGYDLLEGNFTEPSGYAAAEKIAEKIDQGQAQLPIDIFSFNDEMAVGIYKFFAKRPEKIGQDIRIVGFDNIEISSFLTPRLATIAYSKHRWGMVAAEKIIRLIQGEEVEDEAIYTTFVPGVSLG